A region from the Acidiferrobacter sp. SPIII_3 genome encodes:
- a CDS encoding glycosyltransferase has translation MSKRIALISEHASPLAILGGCDCGGQNVYVGQVALGLSRLGYRVDVFTRRDDMGLPEIVDWTSGVRIIHVPAGPARPVRKEDLLPYMGDFGRYMESWLRQGRGRYDLIHANFFMSGLVARELRERWGIPFVMTFHALGAVRQLHQGVNDEFPRERNLIESEIVADADAILAECPQDAKDLGVFYGAASDKLRLVPCGFDPAQFWPMDKDAARREVGVVPDRPLFVHVGRMVPRKGVDTIIEAMARLRDQHRLEASLIIVGGETDCPDGRVTPEIGRLKALTARLHVSDQVTFAGRRRPDQLRPYYSAADLFVATPWYEPFGITPLEAMACGTPVLGSAVGGIKYTVRHKETGYLVPPHNPAAVALYMAHALRAPEELRRLGRQALARATTLFTWQRVAELVDRAYAEVLEARAHTSLGRMPAFCTEPPEPPRSFLN, from the coding sequence ATGAGCAAGCGGATTGCGCTTATAAGTGAGCATGCTTCGCCGCTCGCGATCCTCGGCGGCTGTGATTGCGGTGGTCAGAATGTCTATGTCGGTCAGGTCGCCCTGGGCTTGTCGCGGCTCGGTTATCGCGTGGACGTGTTTACGCGGCGCGACGACATGGGCTTGCCGGAGATCGTGGACTGGACGTCGGGGGTGCGCATCATCCATGTCCCGGCAGGTCCGGCGCGTCCCGTGCGCAAGGAAGACCTGTTGCCGTACATGGGGGACTTTGGGCGCTACATGGAGTCGTGGCTCAGGCAGGGTCGAGGGCGATACGATCTGATTCACGCCAACTTCTTCATGTCGGGCCTGGTGGCGCGCGAACTGCGCGAGCGTTGGGGTATCCCGTTTGTCATGACCTTCCATGCCTTGGGGGCGGTTCGCCAGCTCCATCAGGGTGTAAATGATGAATTCCCAAGGGAGCGCAACCTGATCGAGTCGGAGATCGTGGCTGATGCCGATGCCATTCTCGCCGAATGTCCGCAGGACGCCAAGGATCTGGGGGTCTTTTACGGGGCCGCCTCGGACAAATTGCGGCTCGTGCCGTGCGGTTTCGATCCCGCGCAGTTTTGGCCCATGGATAAGGACGCGGCCCGGCGCGAAGTCGGTGTGGTGCCGGACCGGCCCTTGTTCGTGCATGTGGGGCGCATGGTGCCACGCAAGGGGGTGGATACCATCATAGAGGCCATGGCGCGGCTCCGGGACCAGCACCGCCTGGAGGCAAGCCTCATCATCGTGGGCGGGGAGACCGATTGTCCGGACGGCCGCGTAACCCCCGAGATCGGCCGGCTCAAGGCCTTGACGGCGCGTCTCCATGTGTCCGACCAAGTGACATTTGCCGGGCGGCGCAGGCCCGATCAGCTACGCCCCTATTACAGCGCCGCTGACCTGTTCGTCGCGACCCCCTGGTACGAGCCTTTCGGGATCACGCCGCTCGAGGCCATGGCGTGTGGGACACCGGTCCTGGGGTCGGCCGTGGGCGGCATCAAATATACGGTGCGCCACAAGGAGACCGGCTATCTCGTCCCGCCCCATAACCCGGCAGCCGTCGCCCTTTACATGGCCCACGCCCTGCGTGCCCCCGAGGAGCTACGACGACTGGGCCGGCAGGCCCTGGCGCGGGCTACGACCTTGTTTACCTGGCAGAGGGTCGCCGAACTGGTCGATCGCGCGTATGCCGAGGTCCTGGAGGCGCGCGCCCACACGAGCCTTGGGAGGATGCCGGCGTTTTGTACCGAACCTCCGGAGCCGCCCCGTTCATTTCTGAATTAA
- the waaF gene encoding lipopolysaccharide heptosyltransferase II encodes MIAQDWSGARRVLAVRLDGMGDLLMTGPALRALKEAVPGRTVTALVSPAAAACAALLPGIDDFIVHKAPWMKDSEGDVEADQALIEHLRARGFDGAVIFTVFSQSPLPAALLCHLAAIPRRAAHCRENPYALLTTWVREREPQEGIRHEVERQLALVGHLGATLADDRLKIQISRRFRERGAVYRRDSRPLIIMHPGASAPSRRYPEASYASVLRGLERETEAVCVLTGTEDERALVERIRSAAASEAPVACGVSLREFTGILDAADVVVTNNTGPAHLAAAVATPVVVLYALTNPQHAPWRAAARVLSADVPCRDCFKSVCPSGHHRCLEDVSPRQVVNAVIELLQEGANAPRRVLC; translated from the coding sequence ATGATCGCACAAGACTGGAGTGGCGCGCGACGGGTCTTGGCGGTGCGGCTCGATGGCATGGGCGATCTGCTCATGACGGGACCGGCCCTGCGCGCCTTGAAGGAGGCCGTGCCGGGGCGCACGGTGACCGCGCTTGTCTCGCCGGCGGCTGCGGCGTGTGCCGCGCTTTTGCCGGGGATCGACGATTTCATCGTCCACAAGGCGCCCTGGATGAAAGACAGCGAGGGTGATGTCGAGGCTGATCAGGCCCTCATAGAACATTTGCGTGCGCGGGGCTTCGATGGCGCCGTGATATTCACCGTGTTTAGCCAGAGTCCGCTGCCGGCAGCTCTATTGTGCCACCTGGCCGCCATTCCCCGCCGCGCCGCGCATTGCCGGGAGAATCCTTATGCGCTGCTCACGACCTGGGTCCGTGAGAGAGAGCCGCAGGAGGGCATACGGCACGAGGTGGAGCGCCAGCTCGCGCTTGTCGGGCATCTCGGGGCAACGCTGGCCGACGATCGCTTGAAGATCCAGATATCACGGCGATTCCGCGAGCGAGGGGCCGTGTATCGGCGCGATTCGCGACCGCTGATCATCATGCACCCCGGGGCATCGGCGCCGTCGCGGCGCTATCCTGAGGCCTCTTATGCCTCGGTATTGCGGGGACTCGAACGGGAGACCGAGGCTGTCTGCGTCCTGACCGGGACGGAAGATGAGCGCGCGCTCGTGGAACGTATCCGATCGGCCGCGGCCAGCGAGGCGCCCGTGGCCTGCGGTGTCTCGCTGCGCGAGTTCACGGGTATTCTCGATGCCGCAGACGTCGTTGTGACCAACAATACCGGGCCCGCGCATCTGGCTGCTGCCGTGGCAACACCGGTGGTGGTGCTCTACGCCCTTACGAACCCACAGCACGCGCCCTGGCGGGCCGCGGCGCGCGTCTTGTCGGCGGACGTCCCGTGCCGCGACTGCTTCAAGAGTGTCTGCCCGAGCGGGCATCATCGCTGCCTGGAAGACGTGAGCCCACGGCAAGTCGTAAACGCCGTCATCGAGCTCTTGCAGGAGGGCGCGAATGCGCCGCGCCGCGTCTTATGTTGA
- a CDS encoding SDR family oxidoreductase, which translates to MDDSLAHTQGRMDKPAARDPRPGPLAGRVALVTGGAQGLGAALCRDLSEAGALVIAGDVREGKAQELAQGLCAEGYSVEGRALDVGDPISVSAALEDIIAHHGHCDILVNNAGTDLTVSVEEMPVDEWRRIIGVNLTGPFLAAKAVLPHMRRQGGGHIVNIVSTAAKRAWPNASAYHASKWGLLGLSHALHVEARPLNIKVTAVISGGLRTPFLLDRFPDIDQATLQDPANVARTVRFVLSQPAETVIPEIMVLPMRETSWP; encoded by the coding sequence ATGGATGATTCCTTGGCGCACACGCAAGGGAGGATGGACAAGCCGGCGGCTCGCGACCCACGCCCGGGGCCGCTCGCCGGACGCGTGGCGCTCGTGACCGGCGGGGCCCAGGGTCTGGGTGCGGCATTGTGCCGTGACCTTTCGGAGGCGGGTGCGCTTGTCATCGCCGGCGATGTCCGGGAGGGTAAAGCGCAAGAGCTCGCCCAGGGTCTATGTGCGGAAGGGTATTCCGTGGAGGGGCGGGCACTCGATGTCGGCGACCCGATCTCCGTGAGCGCCGCGCTCGAGGACATCATTGCGCATCACGGCCATTGCGACATCCTCGTCAACAATGCCGGCACGGACCTCACGGTATCCGTAGAAGAGATGCCGGTCGATGAGTGGCGGCGCATCATCGGCGTGAATCTGACCGGACCGTTCCTGGCCGCCAAGGCGGTCTTGCCCCACATGCGCCGACAGGGTGGGGGGCATATCGTGAATATCGTCTCAACCGCCGCCAAGCGCGCCTGGCCGAATGCCAGCGCCTATCACGCCAGCAAGTGGGGACTCCTGGGTTTGAGTCATGCACTCCATGTCGAGGCCCGGCCCCTGAACATCAAGGTCACGGCCGTCATTTCCGGGGGCCTGCGCACCCCGTTTTTGCTCGACCGGTTCCCGGACATCGATCAGGCGACCTTGCAGGATCCCGCGAACGTGGCGCGCACCGTGCGGTTTGTGCTGTCGCAGCCGGCGGAGACGGTCATCCCCGAGATCATGGTCTTGCCGATGCGAGAGACCTCATGGCCCTGA
- a CDS encoding HAD-IIIA family hydrolase, translated as MALIRDAAVFLDKDGTLIDDVPYNVDPDRMRLAPGARSGLRRLHERGFRLVVVSNQGGVARGYFTEDALRDVEERLRDLLRAFGVPLAGFYYCPHDPLGRVKRYATACTCRKPRPGLLQRAARDGHFDLTHSWCVGDILDDIEAGCAAHCRTVLIDNGNETKWQLSDRRVPDYIARDLDEAADFIIDATGPGRPVRPRSAARP; from the coding sequence ATGGCCCTGATACGCGATGCCGCCGTCTTTCTCGACAAGGATGGCACCCTCATAGACGATGTCCCATACAACGTGGACCCTGACCGCATGCGGCTCGCGCCGGGGGCCCGCTCCGGACTGCGGCGTCTCCATGAACGCGGCTTTCGGCTGGTGGTAGTGAGCAATCAGGGCGGCGTGGCGCGTGGATACTTCACGGAAGACGCCTTGCGCGATGTCGAGGAGCGGCTGCGCGATCTTCTGCGTGCCTTCGGCGTACCGTTGGCGGGTTTCTATTATTGTCCTCACGACCCCCTCGGGCGTGTCAAGCGCTACGCCACGGCCTGTACCTGCCGCAAGCCGCGCCCCGGCCTCCTTCAAAGAGCGGCGCGCGATGGACATTTCGATCTGACGCATTCGTGGTGCGTAGGCGACATCCTGGATGATATCGAGGCGGGCTGCGCCGCCCACTGCCGCACGGTCCTTATCGACAATGGTAACGAGACCAAGTGGCAGCTCTCCGATCGGCGCGTACCAGACTACATCGCGCGCGATCTCGACGAGGCCGCCGATTTCATCATCGACGCCACGGGGCCCGGGCGTCCGGTGCGTCCGCGTTCCGCGGCGCGTCCATGA